One segment of Neodiprion fabricii isolate iyNeoFabr1 chromosome 1, iyNeoFabr1.1, whole genome shotgun sequence DNA contains the following:
- the LOC124178752 gene encoding dolichyl-diphosphooligosaccharide--protein glycosyltransferase subunit 1 yields the protein MARGIIRGFIILLSVCCIVSANSETINNDLVIKNVERSIDLQSQLTKIVNKLTVENTGKNPVKSLLFAIEQKHKDGLSYIAAQTRDTSRSALKISETKVQSHPDKLFFKIELKDALSPGRSLAIEVETVSSNELVPHPKEITQKEKQLVRYFGNVYFYSPYTVAKQTSVITLPSRNVENYTKFKPVVQSDSTITYGPYEKVSPFSVEDLILHFENNNKFLTIKKLERVIEISHWGNIAIEETIDLYHTGALLKGSFSRYEYARESKSGQSSVQNFNTVLPAAASDVYYRDEIGNISTSHMRIRKDAVELNLRPRFPLFGGWKTHYVIGYNVPSYEYLFNSGDEYLLRMRLLDHVFDDMVVEELVTKIILPEGSHSVKLNAPYSVTRLPDTLHYTYLDTKGRPVITITKNNLVENHIQDFQLRYTFPRLLMLQEPLLVVIALYLLFLLVIVYVRLDFSINKDEVSESKLRIAGRCEKILAAQDRRVNSYNDLDDQLSELKANKNTNTFQAAVKSINQEYKTATNTISELSLKLKGESGDVYERIQELQKLDKALKELYNQQQALYFDKLIPGRIGRQPFVDAESVIIKKKEETVEKINSIVKSLQ from the coding sequence ATGGCTCGAGGAATAATTCGTGGGTTTATAATTCTATTATCGGTATGCTGTATAGTTTCGGCAAACTCTGAGACCATAAACAATGATTTGGTCATAAAAAATGTCGAGCGAAGTATCGATTTGCAGTCTCAGCTTACGAAGATCGTCAACAAATTGACTGTAGAAAACACTGGAAAAAATCCGGTAAAAAGCCTGCTATTCGCAATTGAACAAAAACATAAAGATGGTTTAAGCTACATCGCCGCCCAAACACGTGACACGAGCAGAAGCGCACTTAAAATTTCGGAAACCAAGGTACAAAGCCACCCTGACAAACTTTTCTTCAAGATTGAACTCAAGGATGCCCTGAGCCCTGGACGCTCGTTAGCGATTGAAGTAGAAACTGTATCGAGCAACGAGCTTGTTCCTCATCCAAAAGAAATCACCCAGAAAGAAAAACAGCTTGTACGTTACTTTGGCAATGTATACTTCTATTCTCCGTATACTGTCGCAAAGCAAACTTCTGTTATCACCCTGCCATCTCGCAACGTTGAAAACTACACTAAATTCAAACCTGTCGTTCAGAGCGATTCGACAATAACGTATGGTCCATATGAGAAAGTATCTCCTTTCTCTGTTGAAGATTTAATATTACACTTTGAAAACAATAACAAGTTTTTAACGATAAAGAAACTCGAGCGAGTCATTGAAATTTCGCATTGGGGAAATATTGCGATTGAAGAAACAATAGACTTGTACCACACTGGAGCGTTACTTAAGGGATCATTTTCAAGATATGAATATGCAAGGGAATCAAAATCCGGTCAGTCCAGCGTCCAGAATTTCAATACCGTTTTACCAGCTGCCGCATCTGATGTTTATTACCGTGATGAAATCGGGAACATTTCTACATCCCATATGAGGATAAGAAAAGATGCAGTTGAACTGAACCTCAGACCACGATTTCCACTCTTTGGCGGATGGAAGACTCACTACGTTATCGGATACAATGTGCCCAGCTACGAGTATCTCTTCAACTCTGGAGATGAGTATTTGCTCAGAATGAGACTGTTGGACCATGTATTTGATGATATGGTCGTCGAGGAACTCGTAaccaaaattattttaccagAAGGTTCTCACAGTGTCAAACTAAACGCTCCGTACAGCGTTACTCGCTTGCCGGACACCCTGCACTACACTTATTTGGACACGAAAGGTCGCCCAGTAATAACAatcacaaaaaataatttggttGAAAATCACATCCAAGACTTTCAACTGAGATACACATTCCCACGGTTGCTAATGCTGCAGGAACCTTTATTAGTTGTCATTGCTTTATACCTGCTATTCTTATTGGTCATTGTGTATGTCCGTTtggatttttcaatcaataaaGACGAGGTTTCTGAGAGTAAACTAAGAATTGCTGGTCGATGTGAAAAGATATTAGCAGCTCAGGATCGCAGAGTCAACTCTTACAATGATTTAGATGACCAATTGTCTGAGCTTAAGgcaaataaaaataccaaCACTTTTCAAGCAGCTGTTAAGAGTATTAATCAAGAATACAAAACAGCGACCAATACCATTTCCGAACTGAGTTTGAAGCTGAAAGGAGAGTCTGGAGATGTTTATGAACGTATTCAAGAATTACAAAAACTGGATAAAGCTCTGAAAGAGCTTTATAATCAGCAGCAAGCGTTGTATTTCGACAAACTGATTCCAGGAAGAATTGGTAGACAGCCGTTTGTAGATGCAGAATCCGTAATCAttaagaaaaaggaagagactgtcgaaaaaattaactctATAGTGAAGTCATTGCAATAG
- the LOC124182490 gene encoding putative deoxyribonuclease TATDN1, whose protein sequence is MLRTTMANLRKFIDIGANLTDPMYQGVYNGSQKHEPDLHRVLERSWSNNISKIIITAGNIEQSKKALELAKTDDRLFSTVGCHPTRCSEFEESGDPESYLKSLTDLASENKDKIVAIGEMGLDYDRLQFCPKDTQKKYFEMQLSMCSTLNLPMFLHCRNASEDFVQILRKHKGKLTNGVVHSFDGNPEDANSILQMGLSIGINGCSLKTEDNLFAVTTIPLDRLMIETDCPWCEVRPTHAAAQHIITSFPSVKKEKWQPDHLVKGRNEPCNIVQILEILARVRDEEEEYLCNQIYKNTMKLFFPHEL, encoded by the exons ATGCTCAGGACGACCATGGCGAATTTGCGGAAATTCATAG ATATTGGGGCCAATTTAACAGACCCTATGTACCAGGGTGTATACAATGGGTCTCAAAAACACGAGCCTGATTTACATAGAGTTTTGGAAAGAAGTTGGTCCAACAACATTTCCAAAATCATAATAACAGCTGGCAATATTGAACAAAGCAAAAAAGCTTTAGAATTAGCTAAAACTGATG ATAGGCTTTTTTCAACTGTTGGTTGCCACCCAACAAGATGCAGTGAATTTGAAGAATCTGGAGACCCAGAATCATATTTAAAATCGTTGACTGATCTTGCATcagaaaataaagataaaatagTCGCCATCGGCGAAATGGGATTAGATTACGACCGATTACAGTTTTGTCCCAAAGACACTCAGAAAAAGTACTTTGAAATGCAACTGAGTATGTGTTCAACATTGAATCTGCCCATGTTTTTACACTGTAGAAATGCTTCTGAAGATTTTGTACAAATTCTAAGAAAGCACAAAGGTAAACTGACCAATGGTGTTGTACATTCTTTCGATGGAAATCCGGAAGATGCCAATTCGATATTACAAATGGGGCTTTCTATTGGAATCAATGGATG TTCCTTAAAAACAGAAGATAATCTTTTTGCGGTGACTACAATCCCCTTGGATAGACTGATGATTGAAACTGATTGTCCATGGTGTGAAGTGAGGCCAACACATGCAGCAGCTCAACATATTATCACTAGTTTTCCCTCAgtgaagaaagagaaatggcAACCTGACCACTTGGTGAAGGGTCGTAACGAACCTTGCAACATTGT ACAAATTCTGGAAATATTAGCTCGTGTTAGGGACGAGGAAGAAGAGTATCTGTGCAACCagatatataaaaatacaatgaaaCTGTTCTTTCCTCACGAGTTATAA
- the LOC124182393 gene encoding transmembrane protein 214-A, whose product MSYGGWEVVGKNKKDKSNGKPAKLSKAEKKKFMENAPKLEDFLPLDEVKTLYNTLDNNKENKKPVKEKESKTKENEEKKKQQKQKQQQQQQQAEKKKTEPKEKPPKSIEGALNAISIEELKNILATNQARFPEAPLVWLKDILAYLCVKIPIDTNDPVFGNKPADYPLSVVPNTIRSILESATKDAGSKAVQIFYEITLTAMTNNMVKGTPVVGHKIFLQFLAYQHPETVISNIPKLVTLRNSYQNRKPIGLSLLWALAQGGQKNLTIGLKIWHEVMASMLEMKNYASYVVQILERFTTLHGTTTSLSSDLYLNIADDVYSGRYNIPASVEKELGVSVAKLRTIIFKNKDTRHQPLFQALMKKLTYTTPENYKAEIINALVASLSTDTQCYSAWRSNYTKYLHQSSLLLKHLNANWTRVSPSLRVNLLRETILTFIATNEELGKAKKKEEHLNACVKECKVLLEKMTVSRSWFPWKKGSVLLLVVIGAMLAYDTQKHGSFKASNTNRFLTESGVSGYGEHAWSRVRLYSSKSLEFIEASAPEYYKAVTEFSTPYVKLAGDLCLITKNTSLKVYNNIVLYAHQKGPLIAASINHYAPGLLESMQKQSIQAMEAIKTYSALASDQANILVGHLNSENLRKYTSQAINTTQTFASQTYNWVYEKVQTLTKVH is encoded by the exons ATGTCTTACGGTGGCTGGGAAGTTGTTGGGAAAAACAAGAAGGACAAATCTAATGGAAAACCAGCGAAATTGTCAAAAGctgagaagaaaaagtttaTGGAAAACGCGCCGAAACTTGAGGATTTTT TACCGTTAGACGAAGTGAAGACACTATATAACACCTTGGATAACAACAAGGAGAATAAGAAACCGGTAAAGGAAAAAGAGAGTAAGactaaagaaaatgaagagaagaaaaaacaacaaaagcaaaaacagcaacaacaacaacaacaagcagaaaaaaagaaaacagaaccAAAGGAAAAACCTCCGAAATCTATTGAAGGGGCCTTAAATGCA ATCTCAATTGAAGAactcaaaaatattttggcaACTAATCAGGCTCGATTTCCTGAAGCACCTCTGGTGTGGCTGAAGGATATTTTGGCATATTTATGTGTGAAAATTCCAATAGACACAAATGACCCAGTATTTGGAAACAAACCCGCTGACTACCCTCTCAGTGTAGTTCCTAATACAATTCGTTCCATATTGGAAAGTGCTACTAAAGACGCAGGGAGCAAGGCTgtccaaattttttatgaaatcacACTCACAGCGATGACGAACAATATGGTTAAAGGAACGCCGGTTGTTggtcataaaatatttttacaattcttgGCATATCAACATCCTGAAACTGTGATTTCTAATATCCCAAAATTAGTTACACTGAGAAACTCTTATCAGAACAGAAAGCCAATTGGTTTGTCTTTACTTTGGGCATTGGCACAAGGGGGTCAAAAGAATTTAACAATCGGTCTGAAAATTTGGCACGAAGTAATGGCATCTATgctggaaatgaaaaattatgctAGCTATGTGGTACAAATTTTGGAGAGATTCACTACCCTACATGGCACAACAACAAGCTTGAGTTCTGATTTGTACCTAAATATCGCAGATGATGTATACAGTGGCAGATATAATATACCAGCCAGTGTCGAAAAGGAACTTGGTGTCTCTGTGGCCAAGTTGAGG acgataatatttaaaaataaagacACAAGGCACCAACCCTTGTTTCAAGCTTTAATGAAGAAACTAACATACACTACGCcagaaaattacaaagctgAAATTATAAATGCACTTGTTGCAAGCTTAAGCACTGATACACAGTGTTATAGTGCGTGGAGATCAAACTACACAAAGTACTTGCATCAATCAAGTCTGTTGCTTAAGCATCTCA ATGCCAACTGGACACGTGTATCACCATCTCTAAGAGTAAATCTCCTTCGTGAAACAATTTTGACCTTTATTGCAACAAACGAAGAGTTGGGAAAGGCTAAGAAGAAAGAGGAACATCTCAATGCATGTGTAAAGGAATGCAAG GTTTTGCTGGAGAAGATGACAGTCTCAAGGAGCTGGTTTCCATGGAAAAAGGGAAGTGTACTACTGCTGGTTGTAATTGGTGCCATGCTGGCATATGATACTCAGAAACATGGTTCATTCAAAg cTTCAAATACTAATAGGTTTTTGACAGAAAGTGGTGTCTCAGGTTATGGAGAACATGCGTGGAGCAGAGTCAGGCTTTATTCTTCTAAAAGTCTTGAATTTATAGAAGCCAGTGCTCCAGAGTATTACAAAGCTGTTACCGAATTTTCAACGCCTTATGTTAAATTAGCAGGAGATTTGTGCCTTATAACAAAGAATACTTCTCTcaaagtatataataatattgtattatatgcGCATCAGAAAGGACCTCTCATTGCAGCAAGC atcAACCATTATGCACCAGGCCTTTTGGAGAGTATGCAGAAACAAAGTATTCAAGCAATGGAAGCCATCAAAACTTATTCTGCGCTAGCGAGTGATCAAGCTAATATTCTTGT TGGCCACCTGAACTCTGAAAACTTGCGAAAATATACATCCCAGGCAATCAACACAACCCAAACGTTTGCCAGTCAAACTTACAACTGGGTGTATGAAAAGGTCCAGACATTGACCAAGGTTCATTGA
- the LOC124182497 gene encoding microtubule-associated protein RP/EB family member 1 isoform X2 has protein sequence MAVNVYATNVTSDNLSRHDMLAWVNDCLSSSFSKIEELCTGAAYCQFMDMLFPGSVPLKRVKFRTVLEHEYIQNFKILQGGFKKMNVDKVIPVDKLIKGRFQDNFEFLQWFKKFFDANYDGREYDGYEARGCIPLGSGVDGTHNLSNPQLVPLPSHPKQPQMQQKHIQQRNTFPKQQSVPKVQRPAPKLAAVGNRGDSGKIEELSAQLMELKLTVDGLEKERDFYFGKLRDIEVMCQDCDNGEPPQIVQKILDVLYATEDGFAPPEEQDGDVLVPGDEEEY, from the exons ATGGCAGTGAACGTTTATGCCACAAACGTTACGAGCGATAACCTCAGTCGTCATGACATGCTGGCGTGGGTTAACGACTGCCTTTCGTCGTCGTTCAGCAAGATAGAAGAATTGTGCACGGGAGCAGCGTACTGCCAATTTATGGACATGTTATTTCCTGGCAGTGTACCCTTGAAACGTGTCAAGTTTAGGACTGTGTTGGAGCATGAATATATACAGAACTTCAAAATACTTCAGGGTGGATTCAAGAAAATGAACGTCGATAAG GTTATACCCGTGGACAAGCTGATAAAGGGCCGTTTTCAAGACAACTTTGAATTCCTTCAATGGTTCaagaaattctttgatgcTAACTATGACGGTCGAGAATATGACGGCTACGAAGCTCGTGGGTGTATTCCACTTGGTTCAGGCGTCGATGGTACTCATAATTTGTCCAATCCTCAATTGGTACCACTACCGTCTCATCCAAAACAGCCACAGATGCAACAAAAGCATATTCAACAGCGTAACACTTTTCCAAAACAACAGTCGG TGCCTAAAGTCCAACGTCCAGCACCAAAACTAGCTGCTGTTGGTAATCGTGGTGATTCTGGAAAGATTGAAGAGCTTAGTGCACAg TTGATGGAGCTGAAACTGACCGTTGACGGTTTAGAGAAGGAAAGGGATTTCTACTTTGGTAAACTTCGAGATATTGAAGTTATGTGTCAAGATTGTGACAATGGTGAACCACCGCAAATCGTTCAGAAGATCTTAGATGTTCTTTATGCAACTGAG GATGGTTTTGCCCCGCCTGAAGAACAAGATGGAGATGTACTGGTACCCGGAGATGAGGAGGAATACTAG
- the LOC124182497 gene encoding microtubule-associated protein RP/EB family member 1 isoform X1 → MAVNVYATNVTSDNLSRHDMLAWVNDCLSSSFSKIEELCTGAAYCQFMDMLFPGSVPLKRVKFRTVLEHEYIQNFKILQGGFKKMNVDKIVPIDRLVKGRFQDNFEFLQWFKKFFDANYSGSEPYDALAMRGNEQMGGGGHSAPRGSGLIKRNTPREAPSKPVGRAGEGPPSPLQAPTSKPVGKAMPKVQRPAPKLAAVGNRGDSGKIEELSAQLMELKLTVDGLEKERDFYFGKLRDIEVMCQDCDNGEPPQIVQKILDVLYATEDGFAPPEEQDGDVLVPGDEEEY, encoded by the exons ATGGCAGTGAACGTTTATGCCACAAACGTTACGAGCGATAACCTCAGTCGTCATGACATGCTGGCGTGGGTTAACGACTGCCTTTCGTCGTCGTTCAGCAAGATAGAAGAATTGTGCACGGGAGCAGCGTACTGCCAATTTATGGACATGTTATTTCCTGGCAGTGTACCCTTGAAACGTGTCAAGTTTAGGACTGTGTTGGAGCATGAATATATACAGAACTTCAAAATACTTCAGGGTGGATTCAAGAAAATGAACGTCGATAAG ATCGTCCCGATCGATAGGCTTGTCAAAGGCAGATTCCAGGACAACTTTGAGTTTCTGCAGTGGTTCAAGAAATTCTTTGACGCGAACTACTCGGGCTCTGAACCTTATGATGCCCTAGCTATGAGAGGAAATGAACAGATGGGTGGAGGTGGACATAGTGCACCTCGAGGGTCTGGTTTGATAAAACGCAATACACCCCGTGAAGCTCCATCTAAGCCTGTTGGCAGAGCCG GTGAGGGGCCTCCATCTCCCCTTCAAGCGCCTACTTCGAAGCCAGTAGGCAAAGCTa TGCCTAAAGTCCAACGTCCAGCACCAAAACTAGCTGCTGTTGGTAATCGTGGTGATTCTGGAAAGATTGAAGAGCTTAGTGCACAg TTGATGGAGCTGAAACTGACCGTTGACGGTTTAGAGAAGGAAAGGGATTTCTACTTTGGTAAACTTCGAGATATTGAAGTTATGTGTCAAGATTGTGACAATGGTGAACCACCGCAAATCGTTCAGAAGATCTTAGATGTTCTTTATGCAACTGAG GATGGTTTTGCCCCGCCTGAAGAACAAGATGGAGATGTACTGGTACCCGGAGATGAGGAGGAATACTAG
- the LOC124182497 gene encoding microtubule-associated protein RP/EB family member 1 isoform X4, whose protein sequence is MAVNVYATNVTSDNLSRHDMLAWVNDCLSSSFSKIEELCTGAAYCQFMDMLFPGSVPLKRVKFRTVLEHEYIQNFKILQGGFKKMNVDKIVPIDRLVKGRFQDNFEFLQWFKKFFDANYSGSEPYDALAMRGNEQMGGGGHSAPRGSGLIKRNTPREAPSKPVGRAVPKVQRPAPKLAAVGNRGDSGKIEELSAQLMELKLTVDGLEKERDFYFGKLRDIEVMCQDCDNGEPPQIVQKILDVLYATEDGFAPPEEQDGDVLVPGDEEEY, encoded by the exons ATGGCAGTGAACGTTTATGCCACAAACGTTACGAGCGATAACCTCAGTCGTCATGACATGCTGGCGTGGGTTAACGACTGCCTTTCGTCGTCGTTCAGCAAGATAGAAGAATTGTGCACGGGAGCAGCGTACTGCCAATTTATGGACATGTTATTTCCTGGCAGTGTACCCTTGAAACGTGTCAAGTTTAGGACTGTGTTGGAGCATGAATATATACAGAACTTCAAAATACTTCAGGGTGGATTCAAGAAAATGAACGTCGATAAG ATCGTCCCGATCGATAGGCTTGTCAAAGGCAGATTCCAGGACAACTTTGAGTTTCTGCAGTGGTTCAAGAAATTCTTTGACGCGAACTACTCGGGCTCTGAACCTTATGATGCCCTAGCTATGAGAGGAAATGAACAGATGGGTGGAGGTGGACATAGTGCACCTCGAGGGTCTGGTTTGATAAAACGCAATACACCCCGTGAAGCTCCATCTAAGCCTGTTGGCAGAGCCG TGCCTAAAGTCCAACGTCCAGCACCAAAACTAGCTGCTGTTGGTAATCGTGGTGATTCTGGAAAGATTGAAGAGCTTAGTGCACAg TTGATGGAGCTGAAACTGACCGTTGACGGTTTAGAGAAGGAAAGGGATTTCTACTTTGGTAAACTTCGAGATATTGAAGTTATGTGTCAAGATTGTGACAATGGTGAACCACCGCAAATCGTTCAGAAGATCTTAGATGTTCTTTATGCAACTGAG GATGGTTTTGCCCCGCCTGAAGAACAAGATGGAGATGTACTGGTACCCGGAGATGAGGAGGAATACTAG
- the LOC124182497 gene encoding microtubule-associated protein RP/EB family member 3 isoform X5, which yields MTATKLVGVFHLVQASMVLIICPILNWYHYRLIQNSHRCNKSIFNSVTLFQNNSRIVPIDRLVKGRFQDNFEFLQWFKKFFDANYSGSEPYDALAMRGNEQMGGGGHSAPRGSGLIKRNTPREAPSKPVGRAGEGPPSPLQAPTSKPVGKAMPKVQRPAPKLAAVGNRGDSGKIEELSAQLMELKLTVDGLEKERDFYFGKLRDIEVMCQDCDNGEPPQIVQKILDVLYATEDGFAPPEEQDGDVLVPGDEEEY from the exons ATGACGGCTACGAAGCTCGTGGGTGTATTCCACTTGGTTCAGGCGTCGATGGTACTCATAATTTGTCCAATCCTCAATTGGTACCACTACCGTCTCATCCAAAACAGCCACAGATGCAACAAAAGCATATTCAACAGCGTAACACTTTTCCAAAACAACAGTCGG ATCGTCCCGATCGATAGGCTTGTCAAAGGCAGATTCCAGGACAACTTTGAGTTTCTGCAGTGGTTCAAGAAATTCTTTGACGCGAACTACTCGGGCTCTGAACCTTATGATGCCCTAGCTATGAGAGGAAATGAACAGATGGGTGGAGGTGGACATAGTGCACCTCGAGGGTCTGGTTTGATAAAACGCAATACACCCCGTGAAGCTCCATCTAAGCCTGTTGGCAGAGCCG GTGAGGGGCCTCCATCTCCCCTTCAAGCGCCTACTTCGAAGCCAGTAGGCAAAGCTa TGCCTAAAGTCCAACGTCCAGCACCAAAACTAGCTGCTGTTGGTAATCGTGGTGATTCTGGAAAGATTGAAGAGCTTAGTGCACAg TTGATGGAGCTGAAACTGACCGTTGACGGTTTAGAGAAGGAAAGGGATTTCTACTTTGGTAAACTTCGAGATATTGAAGTTATGTGTCAAGATTGTGACAATGGTGAACCACCGCAAATCGTTCAGAAGATCTTAGATGTTCTTTATGCAACTGAG GATGGTTTTGCCCCGCCTGAAGAACAAGATGGAGATGTACTGGTACCCGGAGATGAGGAGGAATACTAG
- the LOC124182497 gene encoding microtubule-associated protein RP/EB family member 1 isoform X3 gives MAVNVYATNVTSDNLSRHDMLAWVNDCLSSSFSKIEELCTGAAYCQFMDMLFPGSVPLKRVKFRTVLEHEYIQNFKILQGGFKKMNVDKIVPIDRLVKGRFQDNFEFLQWFKKFFDANYSGSEPYDALAMRGNEQMGGGGHSAPRGSGLIKRNTPREAPSKPVGRAGEGPPSPLQAPTSKPVGKAMPKVQRPAPKLAAVGNRGDSGKIEELSAQLMELKLTVDGLEKERDFYFGKLRDIEVMCQDCDNGEPPQIVQKILDVLYATEDNGNGQEDEETY, from the exons ATGGCAGTGAACGTTTATGCCACAAACGTTACGAGCGATAACCTCAGTCGTCATGACATGCTGGCGTGGGTTAACGACTGCCTTTCGTCGTCGTTCAGCAAGATAGAAGAATTGTGCACGGGAGCAGCGTACTGCCAATTTATGGACATGTTATTTCCTGGCAGTGTACCCTTGAAACGTGTCAAGTTTAGGACTGTGTTGGAGCATGAATATATACAGAACTTCAAAATACTTCAGGGTGGATTCAAGAAAATGAACGTCGATAAG ATCGTCCCGATCGATAGGCTTGTCAAAGGCAGATTCCAGGACAACTTTGAGTTTCTGCAGTGGTTCAAGAAATTCTTTGACGCGAACTACTCGGGCTCTGAACCTTATGATGCCCTAGCTATGAGAGGAAATGAACAGATGGGTGGAGGTGGACATAGTGCACCTCGAGGGTCTGGTTTGATAAAACGCAATACACCCCGTGAAGCTCCATCTAAGCCTGTTGGCAGAGCCG GTGAGGGGCCTCCATCTCCCCTTCAAGCGCCTACTTCGAAGCCAGTAGGCAAAGCTa TGCCTAAAGTCCAACGTCCAGCACCAAAACTAGCTGCTGTTGGTAATCGTGGTGATTCTGGAAAGATTGAAGAGCTTAGTGCACAg TTGATGGAGCTGAAACTGACCGTTGACGGTTTAGAGAAGGAAAGGGATTTCTACTTTGGTAAACTTCGAGATATTGAAGTTATGTGTCAAGATTGTGACAATGGTGAACCACCGCAAATCGTTCAGAAGATCTTAGATGTTCTTTATGCAACTGAG GATAATGGGAATGGCCAGGAGGACGAAGAGACCTATTAG